DNA sequence from the bacterium genome:
AATTACGGCCGTTGAGCGCAGTCGAAACGGTCCGTGATTTAAAATATTCTATGCACAAATGCTCCCTTCGACGCCGCTCGGGGAGCATTTTTTTAATTTATGACGACACTACAAGAAAGCATTATTGAACAAACTTCCTCTTATGTACGGTCTCAACTCGACGGTGAAGGTACCGGGCATGATTGGTGGCACATTGAACGCGTATTAAAAAATGCTATTCACATTGGCCAAAAAGAAGGCGCTGATCTTTTTATCGTGCAATTAGCGGCTTTATTGCATGACATTGCCGATCATAAATTTCACGGAGGCGACGATACTGTTGGGCCGAAAGTCGCGCGGCAATGGCTGCAATCGATTAATGTCGAGGCGAATACGATTGAGCATGTTTGCCGAATTGTCAAAGACATTTCATTTAAAGGCGCGGATGTCACAACGGCTATGCACAGTCTTGAAGGAAAAGTCGTTCAAGATGCCG
Encoded proteins:
- a CDS encoding HD domain-containing protein codes for the protein MTTLQESIIEQTSSYVRSQLDGEGTGHDWWHIERVLKNAIHIGQKEGADLFIVQLAALLHDIADHKFHGGDDTVGPKVARQWLQSINVEANTIEHVCRIVKDISFKGADVTTAMHSLEGKVVQDADRLDAIGAIGIARAFAYGGFKQRELYNPSVKPERHDNFDAYKNSRAPTINHFYEKLLLLKDRMNTATGKAMAEERHRFMEMYLDRFFKEWEGIE